A stretch of Deltaproteobacteria bacterium DNA encodes these proteins:
- a CDS encoding MMPL family transporter produces the protein MERLAKILYRFRFFWLGPIIAVTVVFGSLIKIEMDNSLKAWFSVSDPDYIVYEDYRDTFEGGRVLMVVLRSEDIFSLEVLNYIKQKTEEFEDLAQVKRVHSLANANKVIGTSEGIEINPLLLELETNNLQKIRKYALEDELFRDYLVSSNEKFTAIVITFEDMPAEETDKAVCQVEEIAHKGRPRNLEVSLSGDMRAMSEFNRFTKQNQSIFPLLTIAVICIFIFVLFRSLYKNLIILLVIGMSLCWALGFYSALGYTFNVVTGMLIPLVMILSIANCIHIMKYFDEVREDSKKREAFIRTIKYITIPCFITSITTAFGLLSLSISHIDAVKHFGIGSAAGIMFAFFISITLVPLLLSLLPSNQEIKRGRGLKHLLNGISKFNERRFKYTLVVAVLGFIFFGWGITKVKIETNQIEWFPKKGDFYKSSMLVDKNLSGIGVMEIVIKGEEDVLKEPEILKRVDKLSSEIEKLPRVKKLISLVDYVKRINKALEADNPEYYRIPDSKSLIAQELLLFTLSDDGRKELENIVTPDYAQGRISIKTESMPSRKSLILGNLLEKMAKETFSGTGISITLTGTIYLYNLLQEYLLESQIRGFSLAFLSVIGVLFIAFWSARYGGLSIIPNLLPIIFIMGIMGWSGIALNTGTVMIASVALGIAADDTIHFISRFRKELKSNKFPVQDALKETTVSVGDAIIFTSVINMAGFLILLISGFQPTREFGMLIALTLFFALIGDILVLPSSIVATRRFLIRKFKP, from the coding sequence ATGGAAAGATTGGCCAAAATTTTATATAGGTTCAGATTCTTCTGGCTGGGCCCAATCATTGCGGTAACGGTTGTTTTTGGTTCTTTAATTAAAATTGAGATGGATAACTCACTCAAGGCATGGTTTTCAGTGAGTGACCCAGATTACATCGTTTATGAGGATTATCGAGATACATTTGAAGGTGGAAGGGTCTTAATGGTTGTTCTACGCTCTGAAGATATATTTTCCTTAGAGGTCTTAAACTATATCAAGCAAAAGACAGAAGAGTTTGAAGACTTAGCTCAAGTAAAGCGAGTCCATAGTCTGGCAAACGCCAACAAAGTAATCGGGACTTCAGAAGGTATTGAGATTAATCCCCTTCTTTTAGAATTAGAAACAAATAACTTACAGAAAATAAGAAAATACGCCCTCGAAGACGAGCTGTTCAGAGATTATTTGGTTTCATCCAATGAAAAATTTACCGCTATCGTGATTACCTTTGAGGACATGCCTGCCGAGGAAACAGATAAAGCGGTCTGTCAGGTTGAAGAGATAGCTCATAAAGGAAGACCAAGGAATTTAGAAGTGTCTCTTTCCGGCGATATGAGAGCGATGTCTGAATTTAACAGATTCACTAAACAAAACCAGAGTATATTCCCACTTCTGACAATTGCTGTAATCTGTATATTTATATTCGTTTTATTCCGCTCTTTGTATAAAAATCTTATCATCCTTTTAGTTATAGGGATGAGCCTCTGCTGGGCATTGGGGTTTTATTCAGCTTTGGGATATACCTTTAATGTAGTAACAGGGATGCTCATTCCTTTGGTTATGATCTTATCCATAGCCAACTGCATTCATATAATGAAATATTTCGATGAGGTAAGAGAAGATTCTAAAAAGAGAGAGGCCTTTATACGTACTATAAAATATATTACTATTCCCTGTTTCATTACCAGCATAACCACTGCCTTTGGACTATTATCTTTGTCTATCAGCCATATTGATGCAGTGAAGCACTTTGGTATCGGTTCAGCAGCGGGGATTATGTTTGCTTTCTTTATCTCTATCACCCTAGTGCCTCTATTGTTAAGTCTATTACCCTCTAACCAAGAAATAAAGAGAGGTCGAGGCTTAAAACACCTTCTAAATGGGATCTCTAAATTTAACGAAAGAAGATTTAAATATACTTTAGTAGTGGCAGTTCTCGGATTCATCTTCTTTGGTTGGGGTATTACAAAAGTAAAGATAGAAACAAACCAAATCGAATGGTTCCCTAAAAAAGGAGATTTTTATAAATCCTCTATGCTGGTGGATAAGAATCTTTCTGGAATTGGAGTTATGGAAATAGTCATCAAAGGTGAGGAAGATGTGTTAAAGGAACCGGAAATATTAAAAAGAGTGGATAAGCTGTCTTCGGAGATTGAAAAACTTCCTCGTGTCAAAAAGCTGATTTCTCTGGTAGATTATGTGAAAAGGATAAACAAGGCATTAGAGGCGGATAACCCTGAATATTACAGAATACCCGACTCTAAATCTCTAATAGCGCAGGAGCTACTTTTATTTACCCTCTCTGACGATGGTAGAAAAGAATTGGAAAACATAGTCACACCCGATTATGCACAAGGGAGAATATCTATAAAGACTGAATCTATGCCTTCCCGAAAAAGTCTAATCCTGGGCAATTTGCTGGAGAAAATGGCGAAAGAGACCTTTTCAGGAACAGGGATAAGTATTACTCTGACTGGAACTATTTATCTATATAATTTACTGCAAGAATACCTCCTGGAAAGCCAAATCAGAGGTTTCTCTTTAGCATTTTTATCGGTAATAGGAGTTCTGTTTATTGCTTTCTGGTCAGCAAGATATGGTGGATTAAGCATAATACCTAACTTACTACCAATAATATTCATTATGGGGATTATGGGGTGGTCTGGTATTGCCCTTAACACTGGAACCGTAATGATAGCTTCTGTAGCCCTGGGTATCGCCGCAGATGATACCATTCACTTTATCTCCAGATTCAGGAAAGAACTTAAATCTAACAAATTTCCCGTCCAAGATGCCTTAAAGGAAACTACTGTTTCTGTCGGGGATGCCATTATTTTTACTTCGGTGATAAATATGGCGGGATTTTTAATCCTTTTAATATCCGGCTTTCAGCCTACACGAGAATTTGGAATGTTAATTGCCCTGACTTTATTCTTTGCCCTCATTGGAGATATATTAGTCCTTCCCTCAAGCATAGTGGCAACGAGAAGGTTTTTAATAAGAAAATTTAAACCATGA